The Pseudoalteromonas rubra region AAGGCCAAAACTTCGTTTTTAAAGCCCTGATCCAGCATTATTTTAAATCTTTTTTCTATCCTTTCGTGCAGTATCTTACGATCCTTCGGAGCAATTGCAAACTGGTGAAACTGATAAGGCAAAGGCGCTTGTTTGGCTTTTTGCAATTCCGTCATCGTTTTGCCTGTCAGACGATAGACTTCCAGCGCTCTATTAATCCGCTGTGAGTCGTTTTCACTGATTTTGCTCGCCGCTTGTGGGTCTATCTCCGTCAGCTGCGCGTGTAAAGCAGGCCAGCCCTGTGCGTTTGCCTCTTTTTCCAGTGTTTCGCGCACTTTTGGACAGGCTTCCGGTAAGGGTGACAACCCCTCGATCAGCCCTTTAAAGTACATCATAGTACCACCAACCAACACAGGCACTTTACCTTGCTGGTGCAAACGATCGATACAGGCAATGGCATCACGTCGAAAATCTGCAACAGAATAACTCTCAGCCGGATCCAGTATATCAATCAGGTGATGCGGCGCCATGGCCTGCTCAGCAGCATCAGGCTTCGCAGTACCTATGTCCATACCTTTATAGACCAGTGCAGAGTCCACACTGATAATCTCACTGTTTAATTGTTGACAGAGCTCAATGGCCAACGCGGTTTTACCGGCGGCGGTTGGCCCCATCAAGGTAATAACGGGTTTTGCTTGCACGCTGTTTCTCTACTGCTGTTGGTGCTGCAACCGTTCAGCGGTTGCAGACAGGACAAGAACTCACCGTTCTTGTTGGGACAAGCTTGATAACTTGCTTTGATCTATTGTAACCGCTTTTGCCTCAATTTGAGCACAGCTTCTGCCATTTTTTATGATTTTTTCTGCCACTGCCGCAAAGTGTTGCGAATAAAAATATCCTGCGGGGGTGGTTACTTGTAGCCAGTTTAACCAGGCATCCAGTGTCTGCTCCTTCATTGCGCAAACACTCAGTACCTTTTCAAGGCACTGTGGCACGTCCAGGCTGTATAAACTTAGCGGCAGCTTTTTAATCATCACATAACGCTCATGTGCCTGAATAGCAAAGCCCAATAATGTCAGCCAGGATTCCTGCGCTACCACGCTCGTAATTTCCTCCGCACTGAGGTTAACGCGCACCGGCAACAACAAGGCTTTGCCCTGTAAGGTACCATCTTGCTCAATTTGCGCCTGCCAGGCCTCAATCAGACCATCTCGACAGTGCCCCAGCCTGAGCTCACCTTCCTGAGTAAAAAGCACGGCTCCTTCAGCCAAGACAAGAAAACGGGTTACTTCTGTGCGCTGTGGTTTTATCTGCTCGTCTACCACAGGTGCCAGCTGCGGCATATCAGCAACCGTAGCCATCCCCTGATATAGCTCGTTTACATTAACTTGCCGGGACTTAGCAGAGCCTGAACTGTTGCTGCTTTTCGCACCACTACGATAACCTGGGTTGGCCGTAAACGCTGCGGAGCCAGCTCCTGAAACAGGAGCCCGAGCGCTATCTTGCACCGATCCATAGTCACTCTGTAACGGCGAGCGATATGCCTGGTGTTGACGTGTATCCTGTAAAGTAAACTGTTCAGACACCGACGGGCTGAGGGGTTCTTGAGCGTCATTTATAACATTGGTCGCCAGCTGAGGCTCGGCCACCGGTAAAGGTAATTCCGGGGACTCACTGAGCACCACCTGTTTCACAGCCTGTACGATAAAGTCATGGATCAGCCGGGCCTGATGAAAGCGCACTTCATGCTTAGCCGGATGTACATTGACATCAACCTGAGTGGGATCCAACTCCAGATAAATCACAAACCCGGGTGTATCAACGGCCCCAGCGGTTTCTTCAAACGCTTGTCGAATAGCATGCAAAATGAGCTTATCTCGCATCATGCGGCCATTCACGTAAGTGTACTGAGTTTGATTACTGCTGCCCACTGGCAGGACCCAGCCATACAACTTCAGGCCATCATGGCCAGACTCAACAAAACTTGCTTGTTGTGCAAAGATTTTACCGGCAACCTGAGCAACTCGCTCTACGCTGTATGGATCAGGCCGGGCACGAAACTGTCTGATCACTTTCTGGTTATGAGTGAGCGTCAAAGCCAGGTCAAAGCGACTCAATGCAATGCGTTTGATCAGCTCATCAATATGGCTGAATTCAGTTTTTTCAGTACGCAAAAACTTACGCCTCGCCGGCGTATTAAAGAACAGATCCTTCACTTCAATAGTGGTGCCATTGGGGTGTGCTGTTGGTTGGATCTGAACCGTCATATCACGACCCTCGGCAAATGCCTGCCAAGCCGTTTCCTGCTCTGCTGGCTTGGAGCTCAGAGTTAGCCGCGATACCGAGCTGATTGAAGCGAGGGCTTCACCACGAAACCCCAGTGAAGCAATACACTCCAGGTCGTCCAGAGTTTTCAGCTTACTGGTTGCGTGACGGGACAACGCCAAAGTCAATTCATCTTTGACGATTCCAGCACCATTATCCCGGATCCGGATCAGTTTATGGCCGCCACGCTCTATGTCTATCTGAATGCGTGTCGCACCGGCATCAATGCTGTTTTCAACCAGCTCTTTGACCACTGACGCGGGACGCTCAACCACCTCACCCGCAGCTATCTGGTTGGCCAGCCTGGCTGGTAAAATTTCAATGCTCACAGTTTACGCCTTCGGAATGGTCAGTACCTGACCTATATACAAGGTATTCTTAGTCAAGCGATTTGCCTTTTTAAGCGCTGACACCGTTGTGCCATAACGCGCGGCCAGCACACTCAGTGATTCTCCCCGTTGTACCTTATGGCGCAGCGGCTTATTGTTTTTCAGGCTCGCAAACAAGGTGTTGTCCGGCGGATTTTGCTGATAGTAACGCTTAATTGACTTAAATATCGCGTTTGCAAGGCGTTGCTGGTGATAGCTGGTTTTGAGCTGCTTTTCTTCCTGTGGGTTGGAAATAAATCCGGTTTCGACCAAAATTGAGGGTATATCCGGTGACTTCAGCACCCCAAAATTTGCCGCCTGAGGGCGTTTTTTATGTAACTTAGTAACCTTCTTCAGCTCACCAACGACCTCTTCGGCCACCTTAAAACCGGTTTTCATCGAATGATCCATCGACATATCTAGCAGTGCTTTCGCCAGGTACTTTTCGTTGGCAGTGTCTTTAATCACATCCGCAGCTCCCCCTAACAACTGAGAGTGCTTTTCTTTGTCTTCCAGCCATTTACCCACTTCAGAATTGGCGCGGCGTAACGATAGGATCCATACCGACGCACCTCTCGGCTCTGGACGCGAAAACGCATCGGCGTGAATAGACACAAAAAAGTCTGCCTGACGCTCTCTGGCCCGTGCAGTACGTGTGTTCAGCTTAATATAATAATCACCCGTGCGGGTCAGACGCGCCTGCATGCCCGGCTCCTTATCGATCAGGCGAGCAAGTCGTTTGGCAATTGGCAATGTAACGTTTTTTTCATAGGTGCCAGCAGGTCCAATGGAACCGGGGTCTTCCCCACCATGCCCGGCATCAATGGCTATAATGATATCTCTGTCTTTCGCCAGCTCGCGCTTCTTACTTTGCGTGGATTTACTGGCATAAAGG contains the following coding sequences:
- the miaA gene encoding tRNA (adenosine(37)-N6)-dimethylallyltransferase MiaA, translated to MQAKPVITLMGPTAAGKTALAIELCQQLNSEIISVDSALVYKGMDIGTAKPDAAEQAMAPHHLIDILDPAESYSVADFRRDAIACIDRLHQQGKVPVLVGGTMMYFKGLIEGLSPLPEACPKVRETLEKEANAQGWPALHAQLTEIDPQAASKISENDSQRINRALEVYRLTGKTMTELQKAKQAPLPYQFHQFAIAPKDRKILHERIEKRFKIMLDQGFKNEVLALYQRDDLHPDLPSIRCVGYRQMWEHLAGECDYEEMLFKGIAATRQLAKRQLTWLRSWPDVTWLETDGQENLQRVLSSLS
- the mutL gene encoding DNA mismatch repair endonuclease MutL; amino-acid sequence: MSIEILPARLANQIAAGEVVERPASVVKELVENSIDAGATRIQIDIERGGHKLIRIRDNGAGIVKDELTLALSRHATSKLKTLDDLECIASLGFRGEALASISSVSRLTLSSKPAEQETAWQAFAEGRDMTVQIQPTAHPNGTTIEVKDLFFNTPARRKFLRTEKTEFSHIDELIKRIALSRFDLALTLTHNQKVIRQFRARPDPYSVERVAQVAGKIFAQQASFVESGHDGLKLYGWVLPVGSSNQTQYTYVNGRMMRDKLILHAIRQAFEETAGAVDTPGFVIYLELDPTQVDVNVHPAKHEVRFHQARLIHDFIVQAVKQVVLSESPELPLPVAEPQLATNVINDAQEPLSPSVSEQFTLQDTRQHQAYRSPLQSDYGSVQDSARAPVSGAGSAAFTANPGYRSGAKSSNSSGSAKSRQVNVNELYQGMATVADMPQLAPVVDEQIKPQRTEVTRFLVLAEGAVLFTQEGELRLGHCRDGLIEAWQAQIEQDGTLQGKALLLPVRVNLSAEEITSVVAQESWLTLLGFAIQAHERYVMIKKLPLSLYSLDVPQCLEKVLSVCAMKEQTLDAWLNWLQVTTPAGYFYSQHFAAVAEKIIKNGRSCAQIEAKAVTIDQSKLSSLSQQER
- a CDS encoding N-acetylmuramoyl-L-alanine amidase — translated: MRSAIIRISFTLFALSVLLLASAAQAKNKINGVRVWPSPESTRVVFDLSEKPEYSYFMLKNPLRLVIDLENTSKLKQLPTLPKEHKIVQKLRYSQAKSRNSTRVVMELSRAAKPVIFALAPTGPYKDRLVVDLYGQQKSLYASKSTQSKKRELAKDRDIIIAIDAGHGGEDPGSIGPAGTYEKNVTLPIAKRLARLIDKEPGMQARLTRTGDYYIKLNTRTARARERQADFFVSIHADAFSRPEPRGASVWILSLRRANSEVGKWLEDKEKHSQLLGGAADVIKDTANEKYLAKALLDMSMDHSMKTGFKVAEEVVGELKKVTKLHKKRPQAANFGVLKSPDIPSILVETGFISNPQEEKQLKTSYHQQRLANAIFKSIKRYYQQNPPDNTLFASLKNNKPLRHKVQRGESLSVLAARYGTTVSALKKANRLTKNTLYIGQVLTIPKA